The following coding sequences are from one Lipingzhangella halophila window:
- a CDS encoding ribonuclease HII — MTTSASSESAAVVPTYALENELAAGGAALVAGVDEVGRGAWAGPVAVCAAVTDGTDPPEGLTDSKKLTPKQRVELEARVRPWVHDHAIGYSEPAEIDSVGLTEALRRAAERALDGLRERPDAVILDGKHDYLGRPWRVRTEIQADSSCVSVAAASILAKVHRDTFMAGLDEEFPGYGLATAVGYPSPVHRATLAENGPTPHHRMSWSYLDHLPKWRHLRTPRPGSDGQLPLL; from the coding sequence GTGACGACGTCAGCCTCCTCCGAGTCCGCCGCCGTGGTGCCCACGTACGCGCTGGAGAACGAGCTCGCCGCGGGCGGCGCGGCACTTGTCGCCGGTGTTGACGAGGTCGGGCGCGGGGCGTGGGCCGGACCGGTCGCGGTCTGCGCGGCGGTCACCGACGGAACCGACCCGCCCGAAGGGCTCACCGACTCCAAGAAGCTCACCCCGAAGCAGCGCGTGGAGCTGGAAGCCCGGGTCCGCCCGTGGGTGCACGACCACGCCATCGGATACTCCGAGCCCGCGGAGATCGACAGTGTCGGCCTGACCGAGGCGCTCCGGCGTGCCGCGGAGCGGGCCCTGGACGGACTCCGCGAGCGGCCCGATGCCGTGATCCTCGACGGAAAGCACGACTACCTGGGCCGCCCCTGGAGGGTCCGCACCGAGATCCAGGCCGACTCCTCCTGTGTCAGCGTGGCGGCGGCGTCGATCCTGGCCAAGGTGCACCGCGACACCTTCATGGCCGGGCTCGACGAAGAGTTCCCCGGCTACGGCCTCGCGACCGCGGTCGGCTACCCCTCACCCGTCCACCGCGCCACACTCGCCGAGAACGGGCCCACCCCCCATCACCGGATGAGCTGGTCCTACCTCGACCACCTGCCGAAGTGGCGGCATCTGCGCACGCCGCGTCCGGGATCGGACGGCCAGCTTCCGCTGCTCTAG
- a CDS encoding AAA family ATPase, with protein sequence MPRADRTRTAEGTGGTSVLERVRSAYYGYPPRTRLVGGLIAVTAVAVLAFVLGIGVWPAVTVTVALLLVFAALMRSTEAVATVLVGIAWLAVAIPLFQIPLAGEPAVLVLLLLPLVVSLAATRIREFPVWHTTLLALLVALIVGLAIALGTMLVFAEPSPLGIVCTVAAAGLALAWRAIAGYRFRRDLKPRPESQEARSPLGGDPPAGGPRERATGRAADGSGGAKGDADAEEPIPVDEALARLEDMIGLDPVKQQVRAIAASIEAARLRADAGYSVDKPLRHLVFSGPPGTGKTSVARTLATILHSFGLLRTPRVVEAQRADLVGEYLGATAIKTNELVDRALGGVLFIDEAYSLVNDGDGQPDRFGNEAVQTLLKRAEDDRDQLVIILAGYEEQMDHFLASNPGLASRFATRVTFPSYSPDELQQIAESLFEQRGDHLDDEARPGLRRRFEQAAQREVVDDLGNGRFVRSLVEKAAEARDVRVVTADKGEGQPGPKELVTVCAPDIAAAYEELTGRLPGFGEMPDVTEALAELDGMIGLEPVKRQVRSIVAQLQVAKLREEQGLRTQPPMRHFVFSGPPGTGKTSVARILGRIFAALGLLSRAEVVEAQRADLVGEHLGGTAVKTNKLVDRALGGVLFVDEAYALANPGYSGGDAFGAEAIQTLLKRAEDERNRLVIVLAGYPAEMDRLLASNSGLASRFNVRVGFPSYTPDQLAEIADVVAAGAGDAFDPSAREDLRQIFAYVCDSGWIDELGNGRFARSLFEKACSHRDLRVSEQVGEAATATELTVVTSEDVRQAYGEMTQD encoded by the coding sequence ATGCCGCGCGCCGACCGTACCCGGACCGCAGAGGGAACCGGAGGGACGTCCGTCCTGGAGCGTGTGCGCTCCGCCTACTACGGTTACCCGCCCCGGACTCGGCTCGTCGGGGGCCTGATCGCCGTGACCGCCGTCGCCGTGCTGGCCTTTGTCCTCGGCATCGGAGTGTGGCCGGCGGTCACGGTGACGGTCGCGCTCCTGCTGGTGTTCGCGGCGCTGATGCGGTCCACCGAGGCCGTCGCGACCGTTCTGGTGGGCATCGCGTGGCTGGCCGTTGCCATTCCCTTGTTCCAGATTCCGCTCGCGGGCGAACCGGCGGTGCTGGTCCTCCTCTTGTTGCCGCTGGTCGTCTCGCTGGCCGCCACCCGGATCCGCGAGTTTCCCGTTTGGCACACGACACTCCTGGCGCTGCTGGTCGCGCTGATCGTCGGGCTCGCGATCGCCCTGGGCACGATGCTTGTCTTCGCTGAGCCATCGCCGCTGGGGATCGTGTGCACCGTGGCCGCCGCGGGCCTGGCGCTGGCGTGGCGCGCGATCGCCGGCTACCGGTTCCGGCGCGACCTCAAACCCAGGCCCGAGTCCCAGGAGGCCCGCTCGCCGCTGGGCGGCGATCCGCCGGCCGGTGGGCCCCGGGAGCGTGCCACCGGCCGTGCGGCCGACGGCTCCGGCGGCGCAAAGGGGGACGCCGACGCGGAGGAGCCCATCCCGGTGGACGAGGCCCTCGCGCGGCTTGAGGACATGATCGGCCTGGACCCGGTGAAGCAGCAGGTCCGCGCGATCGCGGCGTCGATCGAGGCGGCCCGGCTGCGGGCCGACGCCGGCTACTCCGTCGACAAGCCGCTGCGCCACCTGGTGTTCTCCGGGCCGCCGGGAACCGGCAAGACAAGCGTGGCCCGCACGCTGGCCACGATCCTGCACTCGTTCGGGCTGCTGCGAACACCGCGGGTGGTCGAGGCGCAGCGTGCCGACTTGGTGGGGGAGTACCTCGGCGCGACCGCCATCAAGACCAACGAGCTGGTCGACCGGGCGCTGGGCGGCGTGTTGTTCATCGACGAGGCGTACTCCCTGGTCAACGACGGCGACGGGCAGCCCGACCGGTTCGGCAACGAGGCGGTGCAGACGCTGCTCAAACGCGCCGAGGACGACCGGGACCAGTTGGTGATCATCCTCGCCGGCTACGAGGAGCAGATGGACCACTTTCTGGCCTCCAACCCCGGCCTGGCCTCGCGGTTCGCCACGCGGGTCACGTTTCCCAGCTACAGCCCGGACGAGCTGCAACAGATCGCCGAGTCCCTGTTCGAGCAGCGGGGCGACCACCTGGACGACGAGGCACGGCCTGGCCTGCGCCGCCGGTTCGAGCAGGCGGCGCAGCGCGAGGTCGTCGACGATCTGGGCAACGGCCGGTTCGTCCGCTCCCTGGTGGAGAAAGCGGCCGAGGCGCGCGACGTGCGTGTGGTCACCGCAGACAAGGGCGAGGGCCAGCCCGGCCCCAAGGAGCTGGTCACAGTGTGCGCCCCCGATATCGCCGCCGCCTACGAGGAGCTGACCGGGCGGCTGCCCGGGTTCGGGGAGATGCCGGATGTCACCGAGGCCCTCGCCGAGCTGGACGGGATGATCGGTCTGGAACCGGTGAAGCGGCAGGTGCGGTCGATCGTCGCCCAGTTGCAGGTCGCCAAGCTGCGCGAAGAGCAAGGGCTGCGCACTCAGCCGCCCATGCGGCACTTCGTGTTCTCCGGACCGCCCGGCACCGGAAAGACGTCGGTCGCGCGGATTCTGGGGCGGATTTTCGCGGCGCTGGGGTTGCTCAGCCGGGCGGAGGTGGTCGAGGCGCAGCGTGCCGACCTGGTCGGGGAGCACCTTGGGGGGACCGCCGTCAAGACCAATAAGCTGGTCGACCGGGCGCTGGGCGGGGTGCTGTTCGTCGACGAGGCGTACGCCCTCGCCAACCCGGGCTACAGCGGGGGCGACGCCTTCGGCGCCGAGGCCATCCAGACACTGCTCAAGCGGGCCGAGGACGAGCGCAACCGGCTGGTGATCGTGCTCGCCGGCTACCCGGCCGAGATGGACCGGCTGCTGGCCAGCAACTCGGGACTGGCCTCCCGGTTCAACGTGCGCGTGGGCTTTCCGAGCTACACGCCCGACCAGCTCGCCGAGATCGCTGACGTTGTGGCGGCCGGAGCGGGCGACGCCTTCGATCCCTCGGCCCGCGAAGACCTGCGGCAGATCTTCGCCTATGTGTGCGACTCCGGGTGGATCGACGAGCTCGGCAACGGCCGGTTCGCCCGCTCTCTGTTCGAGAAGGCGTGCTCGCATCGTGACCTTCGGGTCTCCGAACAGGTCGGCGAGGCCGCGACAGCCACCGAGCTGACCGTGGTCACCAGTGAGGACGTACGCCAGGCCTACGGCGAGATGACCCAAGACTGA
- a CDS encoding DoxX family membrane protein yields the protein MRWSTVIPRDTLYDIAALALRLALGGLFAHHAWRTIEDDALAIRRLTEFRVPAAGETAMVLPHLELACATAFALGMLTPLAGAFLAVLGGGALWLELTTEPPLAPDAAPAFLILAIAACLPPIMHTGRLAVDHLAFARPTSPRHRLASDRSSRDPETSTKRPEQAPPLPYPEERAAYPRPSRT from the coding sequence GTGAGGTGGAGCACAGTCATACCCCGCGATACGTTGTACGACATCGCGGCCCTGGCGCTGCGGCTCGCGCTCGGCGGGCTGTTCGCCCACCACGCGTGGCGGACCATTGAGGACGACGCCCTCGCCATCAGGCGACTCACGGAGTTCAGGGTTCCCGCCGCCGGCGAGACGGCCATGGTCCTTCCACACCTCGAGTTGGCCTGCGCGACCGCGTTCGCCCTGGGCATGCTTACCCCGCTAGCGGGCGCCTTCCTCGCCGTACTCGGTGGCGGCGCGCTCTGGCTGGAACTGACCACGGAGCCGCCGCTGGCCCCCGACGCCGCACCGGCATTCCTCATTCTGGCGATCGCGGCCTGCCTGCCACCGATCATGCACACCGGCCGGCTCGCGGTTGACCACCTGGCGTTCGCCCGCCCCACATCGCCGCGCCACCGGTTGGCCTCAGATCGTTCATCCCGCGATCCAGAAACCTCCACCAAGCGGCCCGAACAAGCGCCTCCGCTCCCGTATCCTGAGGAGCGGGCCGCGTACCCGCGGCCATCACGAACCTGA
- a CDS encoding NmrA family NAD(P)-binding protein produces the protein MIIVTGATGQLGRQIVERLLTRVPADQVGVSVRDPQKAQALADQGVRVRKGSFTDAGSLTHAFEGATQVLIVSADKTGQEEVRQHRTAIDGAVAAGAGRILYTSHMGASATSRFQSCRDHAATEEALRTCGVPFTSLRNGFYAASALQFLGPAVESGGQVALPADGPVSWTAHADLAEAAAAALADEGRFEGPTPPLTAAHALTFADLADIATKVTGRTITRTTAPDDQYREQLVGFGVPAETADQLLGIYAASRAGEFAAVDPTLAALIGREPITMGSLLRERLSSN, from the coding sequence ATGATCATCGTGACCGGAGCCACCGGACAGCTCGGGCGCCAGATCGTCGAGAGGTTGCTGACCCGCGTGCCGGCCGATCAGGTCGGCGTCAGCGTCCGCGACCCGCAGAAGGCACAGGCACTTGCCGACCAGGGGGTGCGCGTGCGGAAGGGCAGCTTCACCGACGCCGGAAGCCTCACCCACGCTTTCGAGGGGGCCACCCAGGTACTGATCGTCTCCGCCGACAAGACAGGCCAAGAGGAAGTGCGGCAGCACCGTACCGCGATCGACGGGGCCGTCGCGGCGGGTGCCGGCCGCATCCTCTACACCAGTCACATGGGCGCCAGCGCCACCTCGCGTTTCCAGTCCTGCCGCGACCACGCCGCGACCGAGGAAGCGCTGCGTACCTGCGGTGTGCCGTTCACGTCGCTGCGCAACGGCTTCTACGCGGCCAGCGCGCTGCAGTTCCTCGGCCCTGCCGTGGAGTCCGGCGGCCAGGTCGCGCTCCCCGCGGACGGCCCGGTCAGCTGGACCGCGCACGCCGATCTCGCCGAGGCCGCTGCCGCCGCCCTGGCCGACGAAGGCCGCTTCGAGGGCCCGACTCCGCCGCTCACCGCGGCGCACGCACTCACCTTCGCCGACCTCGCCGACATCGCCACCAAGGTCACCGGCCGTACCATCACCAGGACCACCGCACCCGACGACCAGTACCGGGAGCAGCTGGTGGGCTTCGGCGTCCCGGCCGAGACGGCAGACCAACTCCTGGGCATCTACGCCGCCAGCCGTGCCGGCGAGTTCGCCGCCGTCGACCCGACGCTGGCCGCCCTGATCGGCCGCGAACCCATCACCATGGGTTCGCTGCTGCGCGAGCGACTGTCCAGCAACTGA
- a CDS encoding tyrosine-protein phosphatase, whose translation MTIDDQLLANAPNFRDLGGRATSDGARVRRGMVYRSDSLAWLDESDLATLERIGLRQVMDLRADVERAKHADRLPDGVEYTTLDVNPKPAGGTRGTGEGADRHFAGDLASVLAEPELAREVLSDGGGERFMHNVNRVLVTSDAARAGYAELLTRVATGPTAAVFHCSAGKDRTGWAAALILSLLGVPWATIVSDYLVSNLRMDNIQRWIYAKSDENGIDRTLVDPILGVRRRYLQTAFAEVERVHGTVEEYVRDGLKLDPEIIDALRARLLEWP comes from the coding sequence GTGACGATCGACGACCAGCTTCTGGCCAATGCCCCCAACTTCCGCGACCTCGGTGGGCGCGCCACGAGCGATGGGGCCCGGGTACGCCGCGGAATGGTCTACCGCTCCGACTCGCTGGCCTGGCTCGACGAAAGCGACCTCGCAACGCTGGAGCGCATCGGGCTGCGGCAGGTGATGGACCTGCGCGCCGACGTGGAACGCGCGAAGCACGCTGACCGCCTCCCCGACGGCGTCGAGTACACGACCCTCGACGTCAACCCCAAACCGGCGGGCGGCACGCGGGGGACCGGGGAAGGCGCGGATCGGCACTTCGCCGGCGACCTGGCCTCGGTCCTCGCCGAGCCCGAGTTGGCCCGGGAGGTCCTGTCGGACGGCGGGGGCGAGCGGTTCATGCACAACGTGAACCGGGTGCTCGTCACCAGCGACGCCGCCCGCGCCGGCTACGCGGAGCTGCTCACGCGGGTCGCCACCGGGCCGACCGCGGCCGTGTTCCACTGCAGCGCCGGCAAGGACCGGACCGGCTGGGCCGCGGCGCTGATCCTGTCGCTCCTGGGAGTGCCCTGGGCGACGATCGTCAGCGACTACCTGGTGAGCAACCTCCGAATGGACAACATCCAGCGGTGGATCTACGCGAAGAGCGACGAGAACGGAATCGATCGGACGCTGGTCGACCCGATCCTGGGCGTGCGCCGGAGGTACCTGCAGACGGCGTTCGCCGAGGTGGAGCGGGTGCACGGGACGGTTGAGGAGTACGTCCGCGACGGCCTGAAGCTCGATCCCGAGATCATCGACGCGCTCCGCGCGCGCCTGCTGGAGTGGCCCTGA
- a CDS encoding nucleotidyltransferase family protein, whose product MSGSAAPTREAVILAGGQATRLRPYTDTRPKAMVEVAGHPIIDYQLEWLAGHGVEHVVVSCGYKADVLREHLASRAGGPRISLLVEEEPLGRGGALRYAASGLRESDDPYLALNGDVLTWFSLDDFVSFHREKGGLVTLALAQYRTSWGIVDVTEDGTIEGFTQSPLLPFWINAGVYLFERAAIPKLPYKGDHESSTFPELAGEGRLFGYRIGGFWRGIDTAKDVKEASEQIPALRASTPMP is encoded by the coding sequence ATGAGTGGATCCGCCGCCCCCACACGCGAAGCGGTCATCCTGGCCGGCGGCCAGGCGACCCGCCTCCGGCCCTACACCGACACCCGTCCGAAGGCCATGGTCGAGGTGGCCGGCCACCCGATCATCGACTACCAGCTGGAGTGGCTCGCCGGGCACGGGGTCGAGCACGTGGTCGTCTCGTGCGGGTACAAGGCCGACGTGCTACGCGAGCACCTGGCCAGCCGCGCGGGCGGGCCACGGATCAGCTTGCTGGTCGAGGAGGAGCCCCTGGGCCGCGGAGGCGCGCTTCGCTACGCGGCTTCCGGGCTCCGGGAGAGTGACGATCCCTACCTCGCGCTCAACGGCGACGTCCTCACCTGGTTCTCGCTGGACGACTTCGTCTCCTTCCACCGCGAGAAAGGCGGACTGGTCACGCTCGCCCTCGCCCAGTACCGCACCAGCTGGGGCATCGTCGACGTCACCGAGGACGGCACGATAGAGGGCTTCACCCAGAGCCCTCTGCTGCCCTTCTGGATCAACGCCGGTGTCTACCTCTTCGAGCGCGCGGCCATCCCGAAGCTCCCGTACAAGGGCGACCACGAGTCCAGTACCTTCCCGGAGCTGGCGGGAGAGGGGCGGCTCTTCGGCTACCGGATCGGCGGCTTCTGGCGCGGGATCGACACCGCGAAGGACGTCAAGGAGGCCAGCGAGCAGATCCCCGCCCTGCGCGCCAGCACGCCCATGCCCTAG
- a CDS encoding SpoIIE family protein phosphatase, producing the protein MSTETSVPPPRAFGLGPSDAALLETLLDKAPIGFAFLDLSGRFRRVNRTLADVYGCDEGECQGRTPAEVLRDPDDAANHEAAVAAVRQSRAVVYGDHPLVGGTPESRTWALSWFPAYGDDDQIEGVALIAVDAGDSHKVEVALRRSEERYRSLLKAGNQVVWAANPNGEIQEDCPEWRAITGQSVEEYLGRGWLDAVHPDDREPVERAWDDAFADSTTFDESFRVRTQSGDFRYYRSRAIPIMRDGELVEWVGANTDITTQREADEMRQRLTQQLGEAALRTVRLQKATSDLAEALTVDDVVQVMTEIGRSAVGVDRTAVALLDRERLWLRVLNPDGVPDVPGTHPAEAGLDYPGTMSMAVRDRKPFIAGSPVELRALLDDDPELLTFLKHTDEQAWVTLPLLSAGLPIGALRFAFTSQREISDEEKVFLEALAGQCALALGRATLFEREHRTAEALQTSLLPEKLPEVKGVRMKAFYRSGTQHVQVGGDWYDAFPLPDGRVAGVLGDVMGKGIEAATGMSRVRNALRALAFSMPEPADVLTGLDRMFDATEGPDQVTTLVYFVLDPETGQIDLSNAGHLPPLIVAESGDPWLVDAVPDTPLGVSTRRGHHKFFVRPGNTVVLYSDGLVENRKRSVASGLDELVTVASGARPGVVGDPQEMLNYLVGSMLDGYEQDDDVTLLAVHLPVLEAGQEL; encoded by the coding sequence TTGAGCACCGAGACGTCCGTTCCGCCCCCTCGCGCGTTCGGACTCGGCCCCTCGGATGCCGCCCTGCTCGAGACGCTGCTGGACAAGGCCCCGATCGGTTTCGCGTTCCTCGATCTTTCGGGACGGTTCCGGCGCGTCAACCGCACCCTGGCCGACGTGTACGGGTGCGACGAGGGCGAGTGCCAAGGGCGTACCCCTGCCGAGGTGCTGAGGGATCCCGACGATGCCGCCAACCACGAGGCCGCGGTGGCCGCTGTGCGGCAGAGCCGCGCCGTTGTCTACGGCGATCATCCCCTCGTTGGCGGTACCCCGGAGAGCCGGACCTGGGCACTGTCGTGGTTCCCCGCTTACGGCGACGATGACCAGATCGAGGGGGTCGCGCTCATCGCGGTCGACGCGGGTGACAGTCACAAGGTGGAGGTGGCGTTGCGGCGGAGCGAGGAGCGCTACCGGTCCCTCCTCAAGGCCGGTAACCAGGTTGTCTGGGCGGCCAACCCCAATGGCGAGATCCAGGAGGACTGCCCCGAGTGGCGCGCCATCACGGGCCAGTCGGTCGAGGAGTACCTGGGCCGGGGCTGGCTCGACGCCGTCCACCCCGACGACCGCGAGCCGGTCGAGCGCGCCTGGGACGACGCGTTCGCCGACAGCACGACCTTCGACGAGAGCTTCCGGGTCCGCACCCAGTCCGGCGACTTCCGCTACTACCGTTCGCGCGCCATCCCGATCATGCGCGACGGTGAGCTGGTCGAGTGGGTCGGTGCCAACACCGACATCACGACCCAGCGCGAGGCCGACGAGATGCGGCAGCGCCTCACCCAGCAGTTGGGCGAGGCCGCCCTGCGCACGGTGCGGCTGCAGAAGGCCACGTCCGACCTCGCCGAGGCGCTCACCGTTGACGACGTCGTCCAGGTCATGACGGAGATCGGGCGCTCGGCCGTCGGGGTCGACCGCACCGCGGTCGCGTTGCTCGACCGCGAACGGCTGTGGTTGCGCGTGCTCAACCCTGACGGCGTGCCCGATGTGCCGGGAACCCATCCGGCCGAGGCCGGGCTGGACTACCCCGGCACGATGTCCATGGCCGTGCGCGATCGCAAGCCGTTCATCGCCGGCAGCCCGGTCGAGCTGCGGGCCTTACTCGACGACGATCCCGAGCTGCTCACGTTCCTGAAGCACACCGACGAGCAGGCGTGGGTGACCCTTCCGCTGCTCAGCGCGGGGTTGCCGATCGGTGCGCTGCGGTTCGCGTTCACCAGCCAACGTGAGATCTCTGACGAGGAGAAGGTCTTCCTGGAGGCGTTGGCCGGCCAGTGCGCCCTCGCGCTGGGGCGAGCCACCCTGTTCGAGCGCGAGCACCGGACCGCCGAGGCGCTGCAGACGAGCCTGCTCCCGGAGAAACTTCCGGAGGTCAAGGGCGTTCGGATGAAGGCGTTCTACCGGTCGGGAACCCAGCACGTGCAGGTGGGCGGCGACTGGTACGACGCGTTCCCGCTGCCCGACGGCCGGGTGGCCGGTGTCCTCGGCGACGTCATGGGCAAGGGCATCGAGGCGGCCACCGGCATGAGCCGGGTGCGCAACGCGTTGCGGGCGCTGGCATTCAGCATGCCCGAGCCAGCGGACGTGCTCACCGGGCTCGACCGGATGTTCGACGCCACCGAGGGGCCGGACCAGGTCACAACGCTGGTCTACTTCGTTCTGGACCCCGAGACCGGCCAGATCGATCTCAGCAACGCGGGGCATCTCCCACCGCTGATCGTGGCCGAGAGCGGCGATCCCTGGCTGGTCGACGCCGTGCCCGACACACCGCTCGGCGTGAGCACCCGCCGCGGTCACCACAAATTCTTTGTGCGACCCGGTAACACCGTGGTCCTCTACTCCGATGGTCTTGTTGAGAACCGGAAGCGTTCCGTCGCATCCGGCCTCGATGAACTAGTCACCGTAGCGTCTGGGGCACGGCCGGGGGTGGTGGGCGATCCACAGGAGATGCTCAACTATCTTGTTGGGAGCATGCTCGACGGGTACGAGCAGGACGATGACGTCACACTGCTCGCTGTCCACCTTCCGGTGCTCGAGGCCGGACAGGAGTTGTAG
- a CDS encoding RNA polymerase sigma factor produces MQQLIERGRSQGYLEPEDVRRAFEEADIPMSQAQTVLRSLTKEGVTLVVGAEESAPARRKSTRRKSAAPKTTTSKAKRAAAAQEQPDTVTAVVDSEAATAHEPVDEPTNREVTTPASGGGTPVSGETAAKKPKRKSAKSAKSSASQAASSSAPVRAADEEAAPSGADNGAAAAEPAPAKADADKEDVAPDETGAQDQDLELEPSDELEETGAELELVEEVVDDRPEAADGPVAGSGVKPEDVGIPEKAAANTSEDEAFILYEDDDDAPAAQVVAAGATADPVKDYLKQIGNVALLNAEQEVELAKRIEAGLFAEEKLAEESGSLSHEFRDELEWIADDGGRAKKHLLEANLRLVVSLAKRYTGRGMLFLDLIQEGNLGLIRAVEKFDYTKGFKFSTYATWWIRQAITRAMADQARTIRIPVHMVEVINKLARVQRQMLQDLGREPTPEELAKELDMTPEKVVEVQKYGREPISLHTPLGEDGDSEFGDLIEDSEAIQPGEAVSFTLLQEQLHSVLDTLSEREAGVVSMRFGLTDGQPKTLDEIGKVYGVTRERIRQIESKTMSKLRHPSRSQVLRDYLD; encoded by the coding sequence ATCCAGCAGCTGATCGAGCGTGGGCGGTCCCAGGGGTACCTTGAGCCCGAGGACGTGCGCCGTGCCTTCGAAGAGGCCGACATCCCGATGTCGCAGGCCCAGACTGTGCTCCGGAGCCTGACCAAGGAAGGTGTGACTCTCGTCGTGGGGGCCGAGGAATCCGCGCCCGCTCGACGCAAGTCCACGCGCCGGAAGTCGGCTGCCCCCAAGACCACTACGAGTAAGGCGAAGCGTGCGGCGGCGGCCCAGGAGCAGCCCGACACCGTTACAGCAGTTGTCGACTCCGAAGCCGCGACGGCGCATGAGCCTGTCGACGAGCCGACGAACCGGGAGGTGACGACCCCGGCATCCGGCGGCGGCACCCCCGTAAGCGGCGAGACCGCGGCCAAGAAGCCGAAACGGAAGTCCGCCAAGTCCGCCAAGTCCTCCGCGTCGCAGGCGGCGTCGTCGTCGGCGCCGGTCAGGGCCGCGGATGAGGAAGCGGCTCCCTCCGGCGCCGACAACGGTGCCGCGGCAGCGGAGCCCGCGCCGGCCAAGGCCGACGCGGACAAAGAGGACGTCGCCCCGGACGAGACTGGGGCTCAGGACCAGGACCTCGAACTGGAGCCGAGCGACGAGCTTGAGGAAACCGGTGCCGAGCTGGAGCTTGTCGAGGAGGTCGTCGACGACCGTCCGGAGGCCGCGGATGGTCCGGTAGCCGGGTCCGGGGTCAAGCCCGAGGACGTCGGCATCCCGGAGAAGGCGGCCGCCAACACCTCCGAGGACGAGGCGTTCATCCTCTACGAGGACGACGATGACGCTCCGGCCGCGCAGGTCGTGGCCGCCGGCGCCACCGCCGACCCGGTCAAGGACTACCTGAAGCAGATCGGGAACGTCGCTCTGCTCAACGCGGAGCAGGAGGTGGAGCTGGCCAAGCGGATCGAGGCCGGGCTTTTCGCCGAGGAGAAGCTCGCCGAGGAGAGCGGTTCGCTGAGCCACGAGTTCCGCGACGAGCTGGAATGGATCGCTGATGACGGCGGGCGCGCCAAGAAGCACCTGCTTGAGGCGAACCTGCGGCTCGTGGTGTCGTTGGCCAAGCGCTACACCGGCCGGGGCATGCTTTTCCTGGACCTGATCCAGGAGGGCAACCTCGGGCTCATCCGCGCGGTGGAGAAGTTCGACTACACCAAGGGCTTCAAGTTCTCGACGTACGCCACGTGGTGGATCCGGCAGGCCATCACACGCGCGATGGCCGACCAGGCACGCACCATCCGCATTCCGGTGCACATGGTCGAGGTCATCAATAAGCTGGCGCGCGTCCAGCGGCAGATGCTGCAGGACCTCGGTCGCGAGCCCACCCCCGAAGAGCTGGCCAAGGAACTCGACATGACCCCGGAGAAGGTCGTCGAGGTGCAGAAGTACGGCCGCGAGCCGATCTCGCTGCACACCCCGCTCGGTGAGGACGGCGACAGCGAGTTCGGCGACCTCATCGAGGACTCCGAGGCGATCCAGCCGGGTGAGGCGGTCAGCTTCACCCTCCTGCAGGAGCAACTGCACTCCGTGCTCGACACCCTCTCTGAGCGCGAGGCCGGTGTGGTCTCGATGCGGTTCGGCCTCACCGACGGCCAGCCGAAGACCCTCGACGAGATCGGCAAGGTCTACGGTGTGACCCGCGAGCGTATAAGGCAGATAGAGAGTAAGACGATGTCGAAGCTGCGGCATCCGTCTCGCTCTCAGGTACTGCGCGACTACCTCGACTAA